From a single Prosthecobacter algae genomic region:
- the cysS gene encoding cysteine--tRNA ligase, producing the protein MPLTLHDTLSRTARAITPLDGKTLRFYCCGPTVYGPAHIGNFRTFVAQDVFRRVIEQGGLATLHVRNLTDVDDKTIRDSQKAGQSLTDFTRHWTEKFHADCAALNLLPPHVEPSAVAHIPHQIRMIETLIERGHAYATPDGSVYFKVASFADYGRLSHLEDRELKLGASSAASATDSDEYTKDSLADFALWKGKKAEDGPNHWPSPWGEGRPGWHLECSAMSLEYLGEDFDVHGGGVDLIFPHHENEIAQSCCATHGKFARHWFHVTHLMVDGGKMSKSLGNLYTLEDLGARGFTPVEVRYVLISGHYRTPLSFTVHSLESARQALQKMAKFDKALREVSGLTGDVTSNEPGPFATAWETLNDDLNVPGALGDIFGTINKTKAASLSKDEATATLEGFHFLLRALGLKLPVLADEAAIEVPADIAELAEKRWQAKQSKDWAAADVLRKELDAAGWIIKDSKEGYQVLRK; encoded by the coding sequence ATGCCGCTGACTCTTCACGACACCCTTTCCCGTACCGCCCGTGCGATCACGCCTCTGGATGGCAAGACCCTGCGTTTCTACTGCTGCGGCCCCACCGTTTATGGCCCGGCCCACATCGGCAACTTCCGCACCTTTGTCGCTCAGGACGTGTTCCGTCGCGTGATCGAGCAGGGCGGCCTAGCCACCCTGCATGTGCGCAACCTCACCGACGTGGATGACAAGACCATCCGCGATTCTCAAAAGGCCGGCCAGTCCCTCACCGACTTCACCCGCCACTGGACGGAGAAGTTTCACGCCGACTGCGCCGCCCTCAATCTGCTGCCCCCGCATGTGGAGCCCAGCGCCGTAGCCCACATCCCGCATCAGATCCGCATGATCGAGACGCTCATCGAGCGCGGTCATGCCTATGCCACCCCGGACGGCAGCGTCTATTTTAAGGTCGCCTCCTTTGCTGACTATGGCCGTCTCTCCCATCTTGAGGACCGCGAGCTCAAGCTGGGGGCATCGAGCGCAGCCAGCGCCACAGACAGCGATGAGTACACTAAGGACTCCCTCGCTGACTTTGCCCTCTGGAAAGGCAAGAAGGCCGAAGACGGGCCTAACCATTGGCCGAGCCCCTGGGGCGAAGGCCGCCCTGGCTGGCACTTGGAGTGTAGTGCCATGTCCCTGGAGTATCTGGGCGAAGACTTCGATGTCCATGGTGGCGGTGTGGACCTCATCTTCCCGCATCATGAGAATGAGATCGCCCAAAGCTGCTGCGCCACCCATGGCAAGTTTGCCCGCCATTGGTTCCACGTCACCCATCTCATGGTGGACGGCGGTAAGATGAGCAAGAGCCTCGGCAATCTCTACACGCTTGAGGATCTGGGTGCCCGTGGGTTCACTCCGGTTGAGGTGCGCTACGTCCTTATCAGCGGCCATTACCGCACACCGCTCAGCTTTACGGTGCACTCTTTGGAATCTGCCCGTCAGGCTTTGCAAAAGATGGCCAAGTTTGACAAGGCTTTGCGGGAGGTTAGTGGCCTAACAGGAGATGTGACAAGCAATGAGCCCGGCCCGTTTGCGACCGCCTGGGAAACGCTGAACGATGACCTGAATGTGCCCGGAGCCCTGGGCGACATCTTCGGCACGATCAACAAGACCAAGGCTGCTTCCTTGTCCAAGGACGAAGCCACGGCGACTCTCGAGGGCTTCCACTTCCTGCTTCGTGCCCTTGGTTTGAAGCTTCCTGTCTTGGCGGATGAAGCGGCCATCGAGGTGCCTGCGGACATCGCTGAACTGGCGGAGAAGCGCTGGCAGGCCAAGCAGTCCAAGGACTGGGCGGCGGCTGACGTTCTGCGCAAGGAACTCGATGCCGCTGGCTGGATCATCAAGGACAGCAAAGAAGGCTATCAGGTGCTGCGCAAATAA
- the der gene encoding ribosome biogenesis GTPase Der has protein sequence MRKTVAIVGRPNVGKSALFNRLAGMNISIVHDLAGVTRDRITAECRRGPQVFNIMDTGGIGANTEDVLTEQVQVEAAIALDVADLLLFVVDVTAGITTIDQSLAQMLRRTNKPVILVANKSDSEKRRLGSGEFAKIGFGDAAEVSAVHGYGIDDLVDSIVEKLELTEEETEEAREERLSARPLKLAIVGRPNAGKSSLVNAIMGQERAIVSDLPGTTRDSLDVHCTYNGKHYQLIDTAGIRKQAKVEDAVEIFSIQRSYAAIKRADLCLLVIDCAEGAKMQDRKIAQLIVEERKPCILVMNKFDLFHPHAQQKDRLEELAETMRREFFFLSYAPLVATSAKNNDNVGKLFVQIERVRKGAQGRIGTGVLNRLMHETIENTPGPLGRSPQTFKLLYVTQVNETEDVSIPVPHFVMFANRAAKMTDGYLRFLESVIRKEWPAPGVPFRMSVRGKQPKEKKR, from the coding sequence ATGCGTAAAACCGTCGCCATCGTAGGCCGCCCGAATGTGGGCAAATCCGCCCTCTTCAACCGCCTTGCCGGCATGAACATCTCCATCGTTCATGACCTTGCAGGGGTGACCCGTGACCGCATCACGGCCGAATGCCGCCGTGGCCCCCAGGTCTTCAACATCATGGACACAGGCGGCATCGGCGCCAATACGGAAGACGTCCTGACCGAGCAGGTGCAGGTGGAGGCCGCCATCGCCCTGGATGTTGCGGATCTGCTGCTCTTCGTGGTGGATGTGACGGCAGGCATCACCACCATTGACCAGTCCCTCGCCCAGATGCTGCGCCGGACAAACAAGCCTGTCATTCTCGTCGCCAACAAGTCCGACTCCGAAAAACGACGCCTCGGCTCCGGAGAGTTTGCCAAGATTGGTTTTGGCGATGCCGCCGAAGTCAGCGCCGTCCACGGCTACGGCATTGATGATCTGGTGGACTCTATTGTCGAGAAGCTGGAACTGACCGAAGAAGAGACGGAGGAAGCCCGTGAAGAACGCCTTTCCGCGCGGCCATTGAAGCTGGCCATCGTGGGCCGCCCAAACGCCGGCAAGTCCTCCCTGGTGAACGCCATCATGGGCCAGGAACGCGCCATCGTCAGCGACCTGCCCGGCACCACCCGCGACAGCCTGGACGTTCACTGCACGTATAACGGCAAGCATTACCAGCTCATCGACACCGCCGGCATCCGCAAGCAGGCGAAGGTGGAAGACGCCGTGGAAATCTTCAGCATCCAGCGCAGCTATGCCGCCATCAAGCGCGCCGACCTCTGCCTCCTCGTCATTGACTGCGCCGAAGGTGCCAAAATGCAGGACCGCAAGATCGCCCAGCTCATTGTTGAAGAACGCAAGCCCTGCATCCTGGTCATGAACAAGTTCGACCTCTTCCATCCCCATGCCCAGCAGAAGGATCGCCTGGAAGAACTGGCCGAAACCATGCGCCGCGAGTTCTTCTTCCTCAGTTACGCTCCGCTGGTGGCCACCTCTGCCAAGAACAACGACAACGTCGGCAAGCTCTTCGTCCAAATCGAGCGCGTGCGCAAAGGTGCCCAGGGCCGCATCGGCACCGGCGTGCTGAACCGCCTGATGCACGAGACCATCGAGAACACCCCCGGCCCGTTGGGACGCAGCCCGCAGACCTTCAAGCTGCTCTATGTCACTCAGGTGAACGAGACCGAAGACGTCTCCATCCCGGTGCCGCACTTTGTCATGTTCGCCAACCGCGCGGCCAAGATGACCGATGGTTATCTCCGCTTCCTGGAAAGCGTGATCCGCAAAGAATGGCCCGCCCCCGGCGTGCCCTTCCGCATGAGCGTGCGCGGCAAGCAGCCCAAAGAGAAGAAGCGCTAG
- a CDS encoding CDP-alcohol phosphatidyltransferase family protein, with the protein MTFATQITLFRILLIPVFIGLAVYYGESVASGKANETLRWWTIAVFAIAALSDAVDGYVARHFNQRSRLGAILDPLADKLLLLSGIITLSFTGWRQHFPLWFPTLVIFRDLASIGGAFLIDYLTGKCVIKPHWTGKVATFAQFAAVLWLMLDIPFLIWPTALAGAFTAISGFLNLAAGVRQVQEHSGKHD; encoded by the coding sequence GTGACATTCGCCACTCAGATCACCCTCTTCCGTATCCTCCTCATCCCGGTTTTCATCGGGCTGGCGGTGTATTATGGGGAAAGCGTGGCCTCTGGAAAGGCCAATGAGACGCTGCGCTGGTGGACCATCGCGGTGTTTGCCATCGCGGCACTGAGCGACGCGGTGGACGGTTACGTGGCTCGGCATTTCAATCAGCGCAGCCGCCTGGGGGCCATTCTGGACCCGCTGGCAGACAAACTCCTGCTGCTCTCCGGTATCATCACCTTGAGCTTCACCGGCTGGCGGCAGCACTTCCCGCTGTGGTTCCCCACCCTGGTCATTTTCCGCGATCTGGCCAGCATCGGCGGGGCTTTCCTCATTGATTATCTCACCGGCAAGTGTGTGATCAAACCCCACTGGACGGGCAAGGTGGCCACCTTTGCCCAGTTCGCCGCCGTGCTGTGGCTGATGCTCGACATCCCTTTCCTCATCTGGCCCACGGCTCTCGCCGGAGCCTTCACCGCCATCTCAGGCTTCCTCAATCTTGCTGCTGGCGTACGCCAGGTGCAGGAGCATTCAGGCAAGCACGACTGA
- a CDS encoding choice-of-anchor tandem repeat GloVer-containing protein: protein MKSFSVTLLAVLSVLVGSMETALAALKPKAEEICSFPAIPRADYIARKLVKHPGNGWFYGITTRRFLGRYVMFRIRFNGEFEPVHVFQDTQDFNTAPSLELTIGRDGHFYGVINPVDEVGVGSFYKLSPEGVYTSLGSFGGGYSVGKLTEGADGEFYTLGDAGGTKGYGRVIKVTSAGVHSVVASFASQVVRRSYWGQLTLGPDGNFYGLSNTSGVPNDQGSVFRMTPSGLFTRIAAFDGGSAGQRPFGDLLLGPDGNFYGLAQGGWWGNVFKVTPAGVLTNHYSVPSRVPGNIAEFKGLSLDDAGNLCLVTESGIYRISPEGTATTFFEGLTYASTGIVQGDNGLYYGIKTQGGHLNLGSFYSISAQGAQATVIDFGRVGHYGPRGSLTLGPDGDLYGMTSSTVQYGMGSIFRLTSEGELTTLVRFGDTAGLPGTFPRGHLTRGNDGAFYGMTSSGGGGGDGSIFKMTPEGVATNLVNFSSYSGPYRGYAPVGSLLLAADGFFYGTTYRGGISDSGTVFKMSAGGAVTELADFTWLNGRYPVGSLGVGPDGYLYGMTSAGGSYGYGTIYQLMATGAITTVVEFTGDEPGAKGASPCGSLILGSDGNGYGMTQYGGASDMGTVFRITPTGQFTTLVEFTGMTGSRKGAEPRGSLTQGPDGRLYGMTSAGGTSNLGVAFALTTSGSYSLLLDFKGSSRAEGAEEGAVPLEGHFITGADGHLYGMTSEGGSRGGGSVFRLNLYTAIAVSGNGVPIVRGNNPPLVSDNRDFGRVKVEGSSAGRAFTLSNQGTMLLNLGNASQILFSGEHAGDFSVSSPPSASVQPGVGTGFGLLFNPSAEGLRTAQVTITSSDVNEAPFTFNVQGYGTLKEPELQKPSVRLATPTGKVVSQTSPLLVAGTASDNVGVAKVEISLNGAEAVTATLGTSAKPTAVPFTASLVPVIGANTLLLTVEDTSGNIGTLSYTFTFERRFQLSLVREVPAAQSETPDKVGTVALLATPAKAATALVKAPLPQTAAVLPGTVLKVTATARPGYLFSHWEELPEDALAVAQTVVFTMPERDVLGVKAVFVENPLPALFGSKAAVHQGLLRPKEGTAANIQTTGFVSATLTPTSGSLSGKVYAGGAIVPFTAVMRGDGSVWFKKGAGYARGFGFQDKELFLEWTETGLVLALNGPAGAESSGTAGPMKAATADLLDAKGKTGIYTMALAAMGQEPPRSLASYPQGTGYVTLTLSANGTVKLAGLLADGSKITASSFLTTSTRSAFFLQQPTPGAATKLGSLSGTLVFKPAGRPDDDIICTDAQWFRPAVTEGKNLATQLYTAGWPEGVSLDGAGARYDALLTLQSALGLDAMNEAGNAILGVESGRLSAGKEWRLNVDGNKLLKLDAADETYTLTFNAKTGLMQGTFAPNWSQPAKALPKFTGLLIQKGTYKGAHGHSISNAVGDTDPESSNVSLWWP from the coding sequence ATGAAATCATTTTCTGTGACTTTGCTGGCTGTGCTGAGCGTCTTGGTGGGTTCGATGGAGACGGCATTGGCCGCCCTCAAACCGAAGGCTGAGGAGATATGCTCGTTCCCGGCGATTCCACGGGCGGATTACATTGCGCGGAAATTGGTGAAGCATCCTGGCAACGGCTGGTTTTACGGCATCACCACACGCCGCTTTCTTGGCCGTTATGTGATGTTCCGAATTCGATTCAACGGGGAGTTTGAGCCGGTTCATGTGTTTCAGGACACGCAGGATTTTAACACGGCTCCATCTTTGGAACTGACGATAGGGCGTGATGGTCATTTTTACGGGGTCATCAATCCTGTGGACGAGGTGGGCGTGGGCAGCTTTTACAAATTGAGCCCTGAAGGCGTGTACACTTCTTTGGGCAGCTTTGGTGGAGGCTATTCAGTGGGCAAACTCACCGAAGGTGCCGATGGGGAGTTCTACACCCTGGGCGATGCGGGTGGCACCAAGGGATATGGGCGTGTGATCAAAGTCACCTCTGCGGGCGTTCACAGTGTGGTGGCGAGCTTTGCCAGCCAAGTGGTCAGGAGAAGCTACTGGGGACAACTGACCCTGGGACCTGATGGCAATTTTTATGGGCTGAGCAATACCAGCGGTGTACCGAATGACCAAGGCTCGGTGTTCAGGATGACGCCCTCGGGGTTGTTTACCAGAATCGCCGCTTTTGATGGAGGCAGCGCCGGGCAGCGTCCGTTTGGAGATTTGTTGCTGGGCCCGGATGGCAACTTCTATGGCCTGGCCCAGGGGGGATGGTGGGGAAATGTCTTCAAGGTTACCCCCGCCGGGGTCCTGACCAATCACTATTCCGTGCCTAGTCGTGTTCCCGGCAACATCGCTGAATTCAAGGGCCTGTCCCTGGATGATGCGGGGAACCTTTGTCTGGTAACGGAGAGTGGCATTTACAGGATCAGCCCGGAAGGAACGGCCACGACGTTTTTCGAGGGACTTACGTATGCCTCCACGGGGATTGTCCAGGGGGACAATGGTCTTTATTATGGGATCAAGACGCAAGGCGGGCACCTCAATCTGGGCAGCTTTTATTCGATCTCCGCGCAGGGGGCCCAGGCGACGGTCATCGACTTTGGCCGGGTGGGCCACTATGGACCACGTGGCAGTCTGACCCTGGGGCCCGACGGAGATCTGTATGGGATGACTTCGAGCACAGTGCAGTATGGTATGGGCAGCATCTTTCGGCTGACGTCTGAAGGCGAACTGACGACCCTGGTGCGTTTTGGAGATACGGCCGGTCTTCCGGGAACTTTCCCCCGAGGTCATCTGACGCGGGGAAATGACGGGGCTTTTTATGGGATGACCTCCAGTGGAGGCGGCGGAGGCGATGGCAGCATTTTTAAAATGACTCCTGAAGGCGTTGCCACAAATTTGGTTAACTTCTCCTCCTACAGCGGGCCCTATCGCGGTTATGCCCCGGTTGGCAGCCTGCTGCTGGCGGCAGACGGATTTTTCTATGGAACGACCTATCGGGGGGGCATTTCGGATTCGGGAACGGTGTTCAAGATGTCGGCAGGGGGAGCTGTGACGGAGTTGGCCGATTTTACCTGGCTCAATGGCCGCTATCCGGTGGGGAGCCTGGGGGTGGGCCCAGACGGTTACCTGTATGGGATGACGTCGGCTGGCGGCAGCTATGGTTATGGAACCATTTACCAACTGATGGCCACTGGGGCGATCACCACGGTGGTGGAATTTACCGGAGATGAGCCCGGTGCCAAAGGTGCCAGTCCCTGTGGCAGCCTGATCCTGGGGAGCGATGGCAATGGATACGGCATGACCCAGTATGGAGGAGCGTCGGATATGGGCACGGTGTTTAGAATCACCCCAACGGGCCAGTTTACGACGCTGGTGGAGTTCACGGGAATGACGGGAAGCCGAAAGGGAGCGGAGCCGCGCGGCAGCCTGACCCAGGGGCCGGATGGCCGTCTCTATGGCATGACCTCGGCCGGGGGGACATCGAACCTGGGCGTTGCCTTTGCGTTGACCACTTCGGGCAGCTACTCGCTGCTTCTCGATTTCAAAGGCAGCAGCCGTGCGGAAGGGGCTGAGGAGGGGGCCGTTCCGTTGGAGGGTCACTTCATCACGGGGGCTGACGGCCATCTTTATGGCATGACTTCGGAAGGTGGCAGCCGGGGTGGTGGCAGTGTCTTCAGACTGAATCTTTACACAGCGATTGCGGTGAGCGGCAATGGTGTGCCCATCGTCCGAGGTAACAACCCGCCGTTGGTGTCGGACAACCGCGATTTTGGCCGAGTGAAAGTGGAAGGCAGCAGCGCGGGCCGGGCCTTCACGCTGAGCAATCAGGGGACCATGCTGCTGAATCTGGGGAATGCCTCGCAGATCCTTTTTTCGGGAGAGCATGCGGGAGATTTCTCGGTCAGCTCTCCGCCGTCGGCCTCGGTGCAGCCGGGGGTGGGGACGGGCTTTGGCCTTCTGTTTAATCCCTCGGCTGAAGGGTTGCGGACCGCCCAAGTGACCATCACCAGCTCTGATGTCAATGAGGCCCCCTTCACCTTCAATGTTCAGGGCTATGGCACCCTCAAAGAACCGGAACTGCAAAAGCCGAGCGTGAGGCTGGCGACGCCGACGGGTAAAGTGGTGAGCCAGACTTCGCCCTTGCTGGTGGCAGGGACTGCCAGCGACAATGTGGGTGTGGCGAAGGTGGAGATCTCCTTGAACGGGGCTGAGGCCGTGACCGCGACTCTGGGCACGAGTGCCAAACCGACCGCCGTTCCATTCACTGCGAGTCTGGTACCCGTCATCGGAGCCAACACGCTGCTCCTGACGGTGGAGGACACGTCTGGCAACATTGGCACGCTGAGTTACACCTTTACCTTTGAGCGGCGTTTCCAACTGAGCCTGGTCCGCGAGGTCCCGGCTGCGCAATCTGAGACACCCGACAAAGTGGGGACGGTGGCCCTGCTGGCGACGCCCGCCAAAGCTGCCACGGCGCTGGTCAAAGCGCCTCTGCCACAGACTGCGGCCGTGCTGCCGGGAACGGTGCTGAAGGTGACTGCGACGGCCCGGCCGGGCTATCTGTTCAGCCACTGGGAAGAGCTGCCGGAGGATGCGTTGGCTGTGGCGCAGACGGTGGTTTTCACCATGCCTGAGAGGGATGTGCTGGGTGTGAAAGCAGTGTTTGTGGAAAACCCGTTGCCAGCCTTGTTTGGAAGCAAGGCGGCGGTTCATCAGGGACTGTTGCGGCCTAAAGAAGGCACGGCTGCCAACATTCAGACGACGGGTTTTGTGAGTGCCACACTGACGCCGACGAGCGGTAGCCTGAGCGGAAAGGTGTATGCCGGGGGTGCCATCGTGCCTTTCACGGCGGTGATGCGGGGGGATGGCAGCGTGTGGTTTAAAAAGGGTGCGGGATATGCCCGGGGCTTTGGCTTTCAGGACAAGGAGCTGTTTCTGGAATGGACTGAAACGGGGCTGGTCCTGGCGCTGAACGGCCCGGCGGGGGCTGAAAGTTCCGGCACTGCGGGCCCGATGAAAGCGGCTACGGCGGACCTGCTGGATGCCAAGGGCAAAACGGGGATCTACACGATGGCCCTGGCGGCGATGGGGCAGGAGCCTCCGCGCAGCCTTGCCAGCTATCCCCAGGGGACGGGCTATGTGACCCTGACGCTTTCTGCCAATGGCACGGTGAAGTTGGCGGGTCTGCTGGCTGATGGCAGCAAGATCACGGCGAGCAGCTTTTTGACGACGTCCACGCGCAGCGCGTTCTTCCTGCAACAGCCGACACCGGGGGCCGCCACAAAGCTGGGGAGCTTGTCTGGGACGCTGGTCTTCAAACCTGCAGGGCGGCCCGATGACGATATCATCTGCACCGATGCACAATGGTTCCGCCCGGCGGTGACTGAGGGGAAAAATCTGGCCACCCAGCTCTACACGGCAGGTTGGCCGGAAGGGGTGAGCCTGGATGGTGCGGGGGCGCGGTATGATGCCTTGCTGACCCTTCAATCTGCCCTGGGGCTGGACGCGATGAACGAGGCTGGCAATGCCATTTTGGGGGTGGAGTCCGGGCGGCTTTCCGCAGGGAAAGAGTGGCGGCTGAATGTGGACGGCAACAAGCTCTTGAAGCTGGATGCGGCCGACGAGACCTATACGCTGACTTTCAATGCCAAGACGGGGCTGATGCAGGGTACCTTTGCGCCGAACTGGAGCCAGCCTGCGAAAGCCCTGCCTAAATTCACGGGCCTGCTGATCCAAAAAGGTACTTACAAGGGAGCGCATGGTCATTCCATCAGCAATGCCGTGGGGGACACGGATCCTGAAAGCAGCAATGTTTCCCTCTGGTGGCCTTGA
- the drmD gene encoding DISARM system SNF2-like helicase DrmD, which translates to MPPSPPINNTESRKAPSTGDIVRVRSRVHVVESAQWAPYGTTVELACLEDASQGELTSVLWEAELDTRILTQQAWESIGLKYGNRDFDSREYFASFYNTLRWNCVTATDPNLFQSPFRAGINLDAYQLEPLHKALRLPRVNLFIADDVGLGKTIEAGLIASELLLRKRVQNVVVSCPPSMLHQWRAELDSRFGLEFKILDREYIENVRQQQGFAINPWTTYPHFLVSHRLLIDDTYAAPLREWLGGHKAQSLFILDEAHHAAPASGSKYAIDSRFTRVIRDLAQCFEHRVFLSATPHNGHSNSFSALLEILDPQRFVRGVPVTKSHLTDVMVRRLKGDVRALKGGFPDRVVRQIDIDGLPANAPELRLSEMMVRYQAIREEQVKNEKQHIRNRSLIVFSHLQQRLLSSPEAFARTIGKHAETADRKFSPKASIAFLAKGIDPDSEEALLDEEEQENLLASELQKADPIIALDKEATTLLRDMVGLANEARYQPDAKVLKLLDWIAQHQCPGIARRGQPVQTGAAWTDIRVIIFTEWEASLTYLRNMLLAAIGGTDRSDQRIQIFRGSTGSDVREAIKAAFNAAPDRHPIRILLATDAAREGINLQSHCHHLFHYDIPWNPGRLEQRNGRIDRKLQPEPTVYCHYFVYRQRQEDRVLEALVKKTARIQQELGSLSQVLDRRIAQKLELGITMADVSKLVASIDAEDATAEQAASQAELEAARERQDVLQTQVTMLENRIEQARRWINYSHPAFEQALSTSLKLNRYSPLVADTTAADGATCYRFPNVATEQALDPSWTATLDTLRVAPEKGRRDHQWRKDCPVRPIRFTAPPTIDDSSVQLHLGHRVAKRLLSRFLSQGFVNHDLSRACLAQSDDSVPRVVLLGRLGLFGKHATRLHEEIITVTARWEPPAKRGDAPLKPYGRDAEARTMEILERSLLSQSAPIQDASQQLLLDSIPADIKALLPALEERAKEAETDARRKLQDRAEAEAKAMIHLLESQKKRVEAKLSETLPPDQLELALGFSADDIAQVEREAKAQRKWLEDYAIQIVEEPARIREFYEIKTPRIEPVGLVYLWPQKS; encoded by the coding sequence ATGCCGCCCTCCCCACCCATTAATAACACCGAATCACGGAAGGCACCGTCCACAGGTGACATCGTTCGCGTCCGGTCCCGTGTTCATGTGGTCGAGTCTGCTCAATGGGCACCCTACGGCACCACGGTGGAGCTGGCTTGTTTGGAGGACGCTTCGCAGGGGGAGCTGACCTCCGTCCTCTGGGAAGCAGAGCTAGACACCCGCATTCTCACTCAGCAGGCCTGGGAATCCATTGGCCTGAAATATGGGAACCGCGACTTCGATTCACGCGAGTATTTCGCTTCGTTCTACAACACGCTCCGCTGGAATTGCGTCACCGCGACGGACCCCAACCTCTTCCAGTCTCCCTTCCGTGCAGGCATCAACCTGGACGCATACCAGCTTGAGCCACTGCACAAAGCTCTTCGCCTCCCTCGTGTGAATCTCTTTATCGCGGACGACGTGGGTTTGGGCAAGACCATTGAGGCGGGCCTCATCGCGTCCGAGTTGCTGTTGCGGAAGCGGGTTCAAAACGTCGTCGTCTCCTGCCCGCCTTCCATGCTTCACCAGTGGCGCGCCGAGCTCGACTCCCGCTTCGGCCTGGAGTTCAAGATCCTCGACCGGGAATACATCGAAAACGTGCGCCAGCAGCAGGGCTTCGCCATCAATCCCTGGACTACCTACCCGCATTTCCTCGTCTCCCATCGCCTGCTGATTGACGACACCTATGCCGCCCCGCTTCGGGAATGGCTCGGTGGGCACAAGGCTCAGTCTCTCTTCATCCTGGATGAGGCGCACCATGCAGCCCCGGCCAGTGGCTCGAAATACGCCATCGACTCCCGCTTCACCCGCGTCATTCGGGATCTAGCCCAGTGCTTCGAGCATCGCGTTTTCTTGAGCGCCACGCCGCACAACGGCCATTCCAACAGCTTCTCAGCCCTCCTGGAGATTCTCGACCCGCAGCGCTTTGTCCGTGGCGTCCCCGTTACCAAGTCCCATCTGACCGATGTCATGGTCAGGCGTCTCAAAGGCGATGTGCGTGCGCTCAAAGGCGGCTTCCCGGACCGCGTGGTCCGTCAGATTGATATTGATGGCCTGCCTGCCAATGCACCCGAGCTGCGCCTGAGCGAAATGATGGTCCGCTATCAGGCCATCCGGGAGGAGCAGGTGAAAAACGAGAAGCAGCACATCCGCAACCGCTCACTCATCGTCTTCTCCCATTTGCAGCAGCGCCTGCTTTCCAGCCCGGAAGCCTTCGCTCGCACCATCGGCAAGCACGCAGAGACAGCCGACCGGAAATTCTCGCCAAAGGCCAGCATCGCCTTCCTTGCCAAAGGCATCGACCCCGACTCCGAGGAAGCGCTGCTCGATGAAGAGGAACAGGAAAACCTGCTCGCCTCCGAGTTGCAAAAAGCCGATCCCATCATCGCACTCGACAAAGAAGCCACCACCCTCCTCCGCGACATGGTCGGGCTCGCCAATGAAGCCCGTTATCAGCCGGATGCGAAGGTGCTCAAGCTCCTCGACTGGATCGCCCAGCATCAGTGTCCCGGCATTGCCCGTCGCGGTCAGCCCGTTCAGACAGGCGCGGCTTGGACAGACATTCGGGTGATCATTTTCACCGAGTGGGAGGCCAGCCTCACCTACCTGCGGAACATGCTCCTGGCAGCCATCGGCGGGACCGACCGCTCGGATCAGCGCATCCAGATCTTCCGAGGTTCCACCGGATCTGACGTCCGTGAGGCCATCAAAGCTGCCTTCAATGCCGCCCCGGACAGGCACCCCATTCGCATCCTGCTGGCCACCGACGCGGCAAGGGAAGGCATCAACCTCCAATCCCACTGCCACCACCTGTTCCACTACGACATCCCGTGGAATCCGGGCCGCCTGGAGCAACGCAATGGCCGCATTGATCGCAAGCTCCAACCGGAGCCCACGGTTTACTGCCACTACTTCGTTTATCGGCAGCGCCAGGAAGACCGCGTGCTGGAGGCCTTGGTGAAAAAAACCGCCCGCATCCAGCAGGAACTCGGCAGCCTCTCCCAGGTGCTGGACCGCCGCATCGCTCAGAAACTCGAACTCGGCATCACCATGGCAGATGTGTCGAAGCTGGTCGCCAGCATCGACGCCGAAGACGCCACCGCAGAGCAGGCCGCATCCCAGGCGGAACTCGAAGCCGCCCGTGAGCGGCAGGATGTCCTGCAAACCCAGGTGACCATGCTGGAAAATCGCATCGAGCAGGCCCGCCGCTGGATCAACTACTCGCACCCTGCCTTTGAGCAGGCGCTTTCCACCTCCCTGAAGCTGAACCGCTACTCACCACTCGTCGCGGACACCACTGCCGCCGATGGCGCGACCTGCTATCGCTTCCCCAATGTCGCCACTGAGCAGGCTCTTGACCCCAGTTGGACCGCCACGCTGGATACCCTTCGCGTCGCTCCAGAGAAAGGTCGGCGGGATCACCAGTGGCGGAAGGACTGCCCTGTCCGGCCCATTCGTTTCACTGCGCCGCCCACGATTGATGACTCCAGCGTCCAGCTTCATCTCGGTCATCGCGTCGCGAAGCGGCTGCTCTCCCGCTTCCTCTCCCAGGGCTTCGTCAATCACGACCTCTCCCGCGCCTGCCTGGCGCAGTCGGACGATTCCGTTCCCCGCGTGGTCCTTCTCGGGCGGCTTGGCCTTTTTGGAAAGCACGCCACCCGGCTGCATGAGGAAATCATCACCGTCACCGCCCGCTGGGAGCCGCCTGCGAAGCGTGGCGATGCTCCTCTGAAGCCCTATGGCCGCGATGCCGAGGCCCGCACCATGGAGATCCTGGAGCGCTCCCTGCTTAGTCAGTCCGCACCCATTCAGGACGCCTCTCAGCAGCTCCTCCTAGATTCCATCCCCGCTGACATCAAAGCGCTGCTTCCCGCGTTGGAAGAAAGGGCCAAAGAGGCCGAGACCGACGCCCGCCGGAAGCTCCAGGACCGTGCCGAAGCCGAGGCCAAGGCCATGATCCACCTGTTAGAGTCCCAGAAAAAGCGCGTCGAAGCCAAGCTCTCCGAAACCCTGCCCCCCGACCAGCTCGAACTCGCCCTCGGCTTCTCCGCTGATGATATTGCCCAGGTGGAGCGCGAGGCCAAGGCTCAGCGCAAGTGGCTGGAAGACTACGCCATCCAGATCGTCGAGGAGCCCGCCCGCATCCGCGAGTTCTACGAGATCAAGACACCCCGCATCGAGCCCGTGGGCCTCGTTTATCTCTGGCCTCAGAAATCCTGA